The following coding sequences lie in one Deltaproteobacteria bacterium IMCC39524 genomic window:
- the coxB gene encoding cytochrome c oxidase subunit II — MNTQPLITTTEAVDKAFYIIFGISGVALLGITVAMVYLVWRYNRKRYPVPLSQKDHNVWLEITWTVIPSILVMVMFWYGWEGYLSLRRVPDNAIPVQGNARMWSWLFTYENGKTSDKLYVPVGQPVNVRLNSEDVLHSFYVPAFRVKRDCVPGMETYAWFVAEEPGSYDLFCAEYCGVAHADMITTVEAIPAAEFAGWLAEKPSATAAGKGLLQKHGCLGCHSLDGSPSVGPSFQGIGGRQVTVIANGESRTLTSDRDYLEKAIIDPNIEIVEGFPPAMPSYAGKIPEEDMTGILDYLLNLKAGGQSGEETTENQLEEAEQTEEKAPAEEATAPATSEEPASPAERGEALAAKNGCLGCHSVDGSKRVGPTLKGFWGSERIVTRDGQEITLVADDSYLIKALREPGADVLQGYPPAMPPYPGLSDEEIQDLRAWLETLK; from the coding sequence GTGAACACCCAACCTCTGATTACTACCACTGAGGCAGTCGACAAGGCTTTTTATATTATCTTCGGCATCAGTGGCGTCGCCCTGCTCGGCATCACGGTGGCCATGGTTTACCTGGTCTGGCGATATAATCGCAAAAGATATCCTGTGCCACTCAGCCAGAAAGATCACAACGTCTGGCTTGAAATCACCTGGACGGTCATCCCGTCGATTCTGGTCATGGTGATGTTCTGGTACGGCTGGGAAGGCTACCTTTCCCTGCGTCGCGTTCCGGACAACGCTATCCCGGTTCAGGGCAATGCCCGCATGTGGTCGTGGCTCTTCACCTATGAGAACGGCAAAACCTCTGACAAGCTTTATGTTCCGGTCGGACAACCGGTCAACGTAAGACTGAATTCCGAAGATGTGCTACACAGCTTCTATGTGCCAGCTTTCCGGGTGAAACGTGATTGCGTCCCGGGCATGGAGACTTACGCCTGGTTCGTCGCTGAAGAGCCGGGCAGCTATGATCTCTTCTGTGCAGAATATTGCGGGGTCGCCCACGCTGACATGATCACCACGGTCGAAGCCATTCCCGCCGCAGAATTTGCCGGCTGGCTGGCAGAGAAACCCTCAGCGACTGCTGCTGGCAAGGGTTTACTGCAAAAACATGGATGCCTGGGCTGCCACTCTCTTGATGGCTCACCATCGGTAGGACCAAGCTTCCAAGGCATCGGAGGACGCCAGGTCACAGTGATCGCCAATGGCGAGAGTCGAACCCTGACCAGCGATCGTGATTATCTGGAAAAGGCGATTATCGACCCGAATATTGAGATTGTCGAAGGCTTCCCACCGGCCATGCCTTCTTACGCAGGAAAAATTCCCGAAGAAGACATGACAGGAATCCTTGATTACCTGCTCAACCTCAAAGCTGGTGGACAGTCTGGCGAAGAGACCACAGAGAACCAGTTAGAAGAAGCTGAACAAACAGAAGAGAAGGCTCCCGCTGAAGAAGCAACAGCACCCGCTACCTCTGAAGAGCCAGCAAGCCCTGCGGAACGAGGCGAAGCGCTGGCAGCCAAGAACGGCTGTCTCGGCTGCCACAGCGTTGATGGCAGCAAACGCGTTGGCCCCACATTAAAAGGCTTCTGGGGCAGTGAGCGTATCGTCACCCGGGATGGCCAGGAGATAACCCTTGTCGCTGATGACAGCTACCTGATCAAAGCGCTTCGCGAACCGGGTGCAGACGTGCTTCAGGGCTATCCCCCGGCGATGCCACCCTACCCGGGCCTCAGCGATGAAGAGATTCAGGACCTGCGTGCCTGGCTGGAGACATTGAAGTGA
- a CDS encoding SCO family protein, with the protein MTKDKFVKQQFAPVVLMLLACGVFLCSLSLGSPATAAEEQQQHSEPAAMTHDQDAGMNHDKHAEMNHAKPSEMAHDQHAGMNHDKSDEMANDKSGKKAPTRPSEMNHDQHAGMEHDGQGETAAETAVHVHPVQTETDESKVGLDEKLGAILPLDLVFTDEQGNPVSLAELVNKPTVIAPVYYRCPNVCHFLQGDLARVLPGLKLKGGEDYQVISVSFDDTEKPELAQRSRDTYYAAMKHQYPDKAWRFLTGDKETILQLTDAAGYRFQKVGTEFLHPVVFFVVSPEGKIVRYLHGTHVLPKDLTLALYEAKTGHVGTTIRKMVQYCFSFDPEQKTYVFNILRVSATAILTTLAIFAAFLVFGGKKGKKDKNL; encoded by the coding sequence ATGACTAAAGACAAGTTTGTAAAGCAACAGTTCGCCCCTGTGGTTCTCATGCTACTGGCGTGCGGCGTTTTTCTCTGTTCATTGTCACTGGGCAGCCCGGCAACAGCAGCCGAAGAACAGCAACAGCACAGCGAGCCGGCCGCGATGACCCACGATCAAGATGCTGGCATGAACCATGATAAACATGCTGAAATGAATCATGCCAAGCCCAGTGAAATGGCGCATGATCAACACGCCGGGATGAACCACGACAAGTCGGACGAGATGGCCAATGACAAGTCCGGCAAGAAGGCTCCGACCAGGCCCAGCGAGATGAATCACGATCAGCATGCAGGAATGGAACATGACGGCCAGGGCGAAACAGCTGCAGAGACTGCCGTCCATGTTCATCCCGTGCAGACAGAAACCGATGAGAGCAAAGTCGGGCTTGATGAAAAGCTCGGCGCCATCCTCCCCCTCGATCTGGTCTTTACTGACGAGCAGGGCAACCCTGTCAGCCTCGCTGAGCTGGTGAACAAACCGACCGTAATCGCGCCGGTCTACTATCGATGCCCCAATGTCTGCCATTTCCTGCAAGGGGATCTGGCACGTGTCCTGCCCGGGCTCAAGCTCAAGGGCGGCGAAGATTACCAGGTTATCTCCGTCAGCTTTGACGACACGGAGAAACCGGAACTGGCACAACGCAGCCGAGATACCTACTACGCGGCCATGAAACACCAGTACCCGGACAAGGCCTGGCGTTTCCTGACCGGCGACAAGGAGACGATTCTTCAGCTAACCGATGCTGCAGGCTATCGTTTTCAAAAAGTCGGCACAGAGTTTCTGCACCCTGTGGTGTTCTTCGTCGTCTCACCAGAGGGCAAGATCGTGCGTTACCTGCACGGCACCCACGTTCTCCCCAAAGATCTGACCCTGGCCCTTTACGAAGCAAAAACAGGGCACGTTGGCACCACAATTCGTAAAATGGTACAGTACTGCTTCAGCTTTGATCCGGAGCAGAAAACATATGTTTTCAACATCCTGCGTGTTTCAGCTACGGCTATTTTAACAACCCTGGCAATCTTCGCTGCCTTCCTGGTGTTCGGCGGCAAGAAGGGCAAGAAGGATAAGAATTTATGA
- a CDS encoding KamA family radical SAM protein has product MPWKKQLADSLTTPEQLAERFGIDPEPLRAVAARYPLRITPHTLDLIEEPGDPIWRQCVPDLSELAVDELPEDSLNERSFSPVPAVVHRYPDRALLLVFGQCAGYCRFCTRKNRVGTSALAFSQQQVADGIAYIVATPGIRDVILTGGDPLLLDDDRLEDILTRLHAIPHLEIIRVGSRVPVTLPARITPELCGLLARFQPLYLNTHFNHPREIVSASIEACTRLADAGIPLGNQTVLLGGVNDGPAVMIDLCRKLLKMRVRPYYLHHLDQARGTAHFRVPVERGLEIIAAMRGQFSGLGIPQYVVDPPGGQGKVPLLPENLLQVGEVLKVRTADGVVELPNRRRQLI; this is encoded by the coding sequence ATGCCTTGGAAAAAACAACTAGCCGATAGCCTCACCACACCGGAACAGTTGGCAGAACGCTTCGGCATCGATCCCGAACCCCTGCGTGCCGTGGCCGCTCGTTATCCTCTGCGGATTACTCCCCACACCCTCGACCTGATTGAAGAACCGGGCGATCCGATCTGGAGGCAATGCGTTCCTGATCTTTCTGAACTGGCGGTTGACGAGCTCCCCGAAGATTCCCTGAATGAACGGTCTTTTTCTCCTGTGCCGGCGGTCGTGCATCGTTATCCGGACCGGGCTCTTTTGCTGGTTTTCGGTCAGTGTGCCGGCTATTGTCGTTTCTGTACCCGTAAAAATCGGGTGGGCACCTCTGCGCTGGCTTTTTCACAGCAGCAGGTTGCCGACGGCATCGCCTACATCGTCGCAACGCCAGGGATTCGTGATGTTATTCTGACCGGCGGCGATCCGCTTCTTCTGGATGACGACCGTCTCGAAGATATCCTGACCCGATTACATGCGATCCCTCACCTGGAGATCATCCGTGTCGGCAGCCGGGTGCCGGTCACCTTGCCGGCGCGCATCACCCCGGAGCTCTGTGGCCTACTGGCCCGTTTTCAGCCCCTCTATCTCAACACGCATTTCAATCATCCGCGCGAAATCGTCTCTGCCAGTATCGAGGCGTGCACACGCCTGGCTGATGCCGGGATTCCACTGGGAAATCAGACGGTTCTGCTCGGTGGTGTCAATGACGGTCCTGCCGTGATGATCGATCTCTGTCGCAAGCTATTGAAGATGCGGGTGCGTCCCTACTACCTGCATCACCTTGACCAGGCCCGGGGTACAGCACATTTCAGGGTGCCTGTAGAGCGTGGCCTTGAGATCATCGCAGCGATGCGCGGCCAGTTCTCCGGATTGGGGATCCCGCAATATGTTGTTGACCCGCCCGGTGGCCAGGGCAAGGTGCCGTTGTTGCCTGAAAATCTTCTGCAAGTCGGGGAAGTGCTTAAGGTGAGAACTGCTGACGGTGTTGTCGAACTACCCAATCGCCGCCGTCAGCTTATTTAA
- a CDS encoding rhodanese-like domain-containing protein: MLRDLKRIALEACVLIAFAALFGLTLNHQLVMDAFSGRLVSPQSTIEEVNSPAALPMPVLIDEVQQVMASGGLIVDARSPELYALEHIEGAVSLPMVEIDAELPEFLGRVARNRVIITYCSGFGCPDSFDLGMTLINSGYLDVRVFEGGFPEWRDAGLPIAGESQ; this comes from the coding sequence ATGCTCAGAGATTTGAAACGCATAGCTCTTGAAGCCTGTGTTCTGATTGCTTTTGCCGCCCTGTTCGGTCTGACCCTGAATCATCAGCTGGTGATGGACGCCTTCAGTGGTCGCCTTGTCTCACCGCAGAGCACGATTGAAGAGGTCAACTCACCTGCCGCGTTACCGATGCCTGTCTTGATCGATGAAGTCCAGCAGGTCATGGCTTCAGGAGGCTTGATCGTTGATGCTCGAAGCCCCGAACTCTACGCATTAGAACATATCGAAGGTGCCGTCTCGCTGCCGATGGTCGAGATCGATGCTGAACTGCCTGAGTTCCTTGGAAGGGTTGCAAGAAATCGGGTTATCATCACCTACTGCAGTGGCTTCGGCTGCCCTGACTCTTTTGACCTGGGCATGACCTTGATAAATTCCGGCTACCTCGATGTTCGGGTTTTTGAAGGTGGCTTTCCGGAATGGCGTGACGCTGGCCTTCCCATTGCGGGGGAAAGCCAATGA
- a CDS encoding cytochrome c oxidase subunit 3 family protein: MSGHVHKDYTGAKFGMWLFLFTEVLLFGGLFLLYAVYLARYPQEFISAGKELNVWFGGGNTLVLLTSSLFVAISITALRRGAKTLCLRLLGSTIACAVIFMVNKYFEWSAKINHGIYPGSEHLKEMQPGEMIFFNLYYLTTGLHGLHVIIGALVIAWAMILIKKDRVNADDWVILENAGLYWHLVDLIWIFVFPLYYLILH; encoded by the coding sequence ATGAGCGGCCATGTTCACAAGGATTATACGGGCGCCAAGTTCGGCATGTGGCTCTTCCTCTTTACCGAGGTACTCCTCTTTGGCGGACTTTTTCTCCTCTATGCCGTCTACCTGGCGCGCTATCCACAAGAGTTTATTTCCGCCGGCAAAGAGCTCAATGTCTGGTTCGGTGGCGGCAACACCTTAGTCCTGCTGACCAGCAGCCTGTTCGTCGCGATCTCGATCACCGCCTTGCGCCGTGGTGCCAAGACGCTCTGCCTCCGGCTGCTCGGCAGTACCATCGCTTGCGCCGTCATCTTTATGGTCAACAAATACTTTGAGTGGAGCGCCAAAATCAATCACGGCATCTATCCCGGCTCGGAGCACCTGAAAGAGATGCAGCCCGGTGAGATGATCTTCTTCAACCTTTATTATCTAACCACGGGACTGCACGGTCTCCACGTTATCATCGGAGCCCTGGTTATCGCCTGGGCCATGATCCTGATTAAAAAAGACCGGGTCAATGCCGATGATTGGGTTATTCTCGAAAATGCCGGGCTTTACTGGCACCTGGTTGACCTGATCTGGATTTTTGTTTTCCCGCTGTACTATCTGATTTTGCACTAA
- a CDS encoding MauE/DoxX family redox-associated membrane protein, which produces MKRAQIILYHLSRLALALTFVYAGAVKMQDVVTFAGHVAAYQILPYAMNYLVAATLPYVEFLAGLLLLLNSRVRPALVAVGGMNLVFMLALLSVLLRGLDIDCGCFDPGGGQDVSAAAALLRDVGLMILVVLVWWLRSRKPVISDQ; this is translated from the coding sequence ATGAAACGCGCGCAAATCATTCTCTACCACCTCTCTCGGCTTGCTTTGGCGTTGACCTTTGTTTATGCCGGCGCCGTGAAAATGCAGGACGTGGTCACTTTTGCCGGACATGTAGCGGCCTACCAGATTCTCCCTTACGCCATGAACTACCTGGTTGCAGCCACTCTGCCTTACGTGGAGTTTTTGGCCGGGCTCCTGTTGCTGCTTAATTCCCGGGTGCGACCGGCTCTTGTGGCTGTGGGCGGCATGAATCTGGTCTTCATGCTTGCTCTCCTGTCAGTTCTGCTGCGTGGTCTGGATATTGACTGCGGTTGTTTTGACCCGGGCGGTGGGCAGGATGTTTCGGCTGCTGCTGCGCTGTTGCGAGATGTCGGCTTGATGATTCTGGTTGTTCTGGTTTGGTGGCTGCGTAGCCGAAAACCAGTAATCAGTGATCAGTAA
- the epmA gene encoding EF-P lysine aminoacylase EpmA yields MSDPNWALSRKRQRLTERAQIIQSIRSFFIDRGYLEVETPHRIPANAPEPHIDAVASGACALHTSPELAMKRMLAAGYEQLFQICRVWRNGERGQFHLPEFTLLEWYRVGIDYNALMNECMELLFVLLPGGKLDRGGRTIDLTMPWQKLTVTEAFTRYASMDLNQALASDCFEEILTSEVEPHLGKEKPTFLTEYPSSLAALARSKPGEPQVAERFELYIDGLELANAFSELTDAEEQRRRFEKDEELRRTAGKTPYPLPEKFLAELENIPEAAGIALGLDRLIMLITEAEKIDDVVAFGPDDL; encoded by the coding sequence ATGAGCGACCCAAACTGGGCTTTGTCCCGAAAGCGGCAAAGACTCACCGAAAGGGCGCAGATCATTCAAAGCATCCGCAGCTTTTTCATCGATCGCGGCTACCTCGAGGTGGAGACCCCACACCGAATCCCGGCGAACGCCCCCGAGCCTCACATCGATGCGGTCGCCAGCGGCGCCTGCGCCTTACACACCTCTCCTGAACTGGCGATGAAACGCATGCTGGCTGCGGGGTACGAGCAGCTGTTCCAGATCTGCCGGGTCTGGCGAAATGGTGAACGCGGTCAGTTTCACCTGCCGGAGTTCACCCTGCTCGAATGGTATCGGGTTGGAATCGACTACAACGCGCTGATGAACGAATGTATGGAACTGCTTTTTGTTCTGCTCCCGGGAGGCAAGCTTGACCGGGGGGGACGAACGATCGACCTGACCATGCCGTGGCAGAAGCTGACAGTTACAGAGGCCTTTACCCGATATGCGTCAATGGATCTGAACCAGGCCCTGGCCTCAGATTGTTTCGAGGAGATCCTGACCAGTGAGGTTGAACCGCATCTGGGCAAAGAGAAACCGACATTTCTGACCGAGTATCCAAGCAGCCTCGCGGCCCTGGCCCGCAGTAAACCCGGAGAGCCGCAGGTCGCTGAACGTTTTGAGCTTTACATCGACGGCCTCGAACTGGCGAATGCTTTTTCGGAGTTGACCGATGCGGAGGAACAACGCCGCCGTTTTGAAAAGGACGAAGAGTTGCGGCGCACCGCGGGTAAGACACCCTATCCTCTCCCTGAAAAATTCCTCGCCGAACTGGAAAACATACCTGAAGCGGCCGGAATTGCCCTCGGCCTTGATCGCCTGATCATGCTGATCACAGAGGCAGAAAAGATTGACGATGTCGTTGCTTTTGGTCCTGATGATTTGTGA
- a CDS encoding cytochrome C oxidase subunit IV family protein — MSEEHTHIVPYKTFAIIWIALLILTGVTVAVAQYNLGAMNIWVALGIATLKSGLVVAVFMHMKYENRLFKLSLFAALAILAIFIGLNFFDVLYR, encoded by the coding sequence ATGTCCGAAGAACACACTCATATAGTTCCTTACAAAACTTTCGCCATTATCTGGATCGCACTACTGATCCTCACCGGGGTCACCGTAGCCGTAGCGCAATACAACCTGGGTGCGATGAACATTTGGGTTGCCCTTGGCATTGCGACACTCAAATCAGGCTTGGTGGTTGCAGTCTTCATGCACATGAAGTACGAAAATCGTCTTTTCAAGCTATCGTTGTTTGCAGCGTTGGCGATTCTGGCAATCTTTATCGGCCTTAACTTTTTTGATGTTCTATATCGCTAA
- a CDS encoding SlyX family protein, which produces MEELKERIIELEIRYAHQNLMVEELNTELTSAHARIDRLERKVGAMHEMLGTMGPELTESPDE; this is translated from the coding sequence ATGGAAGAACTGAAAGAGCGCATTATTGAGCTGGAAATTCGTTACGCTCACCAGAACCTCATGGTGGAAGAGCTGAATACGGAATTGACCTCAGCCCATGCCCGGATTGATCGTCTTGAACGAAAGGTCGGGGCCATGCACGAAATGCTCGGCACTATGGGGCCTGAGCTCACAGAGTCTCCGGACGAATAA
- the ctaD gene encoding cytochrome c oxidase subunit I, with protein sequence MSDVTTTATSERGFFDEGQYPGIFAWLLSTDHKRIGLLYFWCIIFFFCVGAILGLLIRLELFAPGETIMGAQTYNAVFTLHGVIMIFLFIIPGIPAAFGNLIMPIQIGARDVAFPKLNLFSWYLYITGAMLAVTSLFTGGGPPDTGWTFYVPFSAQTSTNVSLAAVAVFILGFSSILTGLNFVTTVHRLRTEGMTWMRIPLFTWSLYATAWIQILATPVIGITVALLFAERVIGTGLFDPAQGGDPIMFQHLFWIYSHPAVYIMILPGMGVVSDIIPVFSRKPCFGYKAIVVSSLAIAFAGSLVWAHHMYTSGMSDMAVLVFSFLTFIVAIPSAIKVFNWLATLYEGSILLDPPLLYALSFILLFTIGGLTGLVLGAAAADVHVHDTYFVVGHFHFVMFGGTGMAFFAAMHYWLPKIYGRMYDKTIATVAWAIMVIGFLILYISMKIVGMQGMPRRYYDYVPEFTGLNQLATVGSWILAVGLVLMFANIFRGIFKGDPVEANPWGGASLEWQVPSPPPMENFGEEDPVVTHGPYDFTKAGIL encoded by the coding sequence ATGAGTGATGTAACGACTACGGCAACCAGCGAGCGCGGCTTTTTCGATGAAGGCCAGTACCCGGGGATCTTTGCCTGGCTCCTCTCCACGGACCATAAGCGTATCGGCCTGCTTTACTTCTGGTGCATCATCTTCTTCTTTTGTGTTGGTGCGATCCTCGGCCTGCTGATTCGTCTGGAACTTTTTGCCCCGGGTGAAACAATCATGGGCGCTCAAACCTACAACGCCGTCTTTACTCTGCACGGCGTTATCATGATTTTTCTCTTTATCATTCCTGGCATACCGGCGGCCTTTGGCAACCTGATCATGCCGATCCAGATTGGCGCCCGTGATGTGGCCTTTCCGAAACTCAACCTCTTCTCCTGGTATCTTTACATCACAGGCGCTATGCTTGCGGTGACCTCACTCTTTACCGGCGGCGGGCCACCGGACACCGGCTGGACCTTCTACGTACCCTTCTCGGCCCAGACCAGCACCAACGTTTCCTTAGCTGCCGTGGCGGTCTTTATTCTCGGTTTCTCGTCGATACTCACCGGCCTTAACTTCGTCACCACGGTTCACCGCTTGCGGACCGAGGGCATGACCTGGATGCGCATCCCGCTTTTCACCTGGTCACTCTACGCCACCGCCTGGATCCAGATCCTCGCCACGCCGGTCATCGGCATTACCGTTGCCCTGCTCTTTGCTGAACGGGTTATCGGCACCGGCCTCTTCGATCCGGCCCAGGGTGGAGATCCGATCATGTTCCAGCACCTGTTCTGGATCTACTCACATCCGGCGGTTTACATCATGATTCTTCCCGGCATGGGCGTGGTCTCCGATATTATCCCGGTTTTTTCCCGCAAGCCCTGCTTCGGCTACAAAGCCATCGTCGTTTCAAGCCTCGCCATCGCCTTTGCCGGTTCCCTGGTCTGGGCACACCACATGTACACCAGCGGCATGTCAGACATGGCTGTCCTGGTCTTCTCGTTTTTGACTTTCATCGTTGCCATTCCCTCGGCTATCAAGGTTTTCAACTGGCTGGCGACCCTCTATGAAGGCTCGATTCTGCTCGACCCGCCGCTCCTTTACGCGCTGTCATTCATCCTGCTCTTTACCATCGGCGGCTTAACCGGTCTGGTTCTCGGCGCGGCAGCAGCAGATGTTCACGTGCACGACACATACTTCGTTGTTGGCCACTTCCATTTCGTCATGTTCGGCGGTACCGGTATGGCCTTCTTCGCCGCCATGCACTATTGGCTTCCAAAGATCTACGGCCGCATGTACGACAAAACCATCGCAACCGTTGCCTGGGCTATCATGGTCATCGGCTTCCTGATTCTCTACATCTCGATGAAGATCGTCGGCATGCAGGGGATGCCGCGCCGCTACTACGACTATGTCCCTGAATTTACCGGCCTGAATCAATTGGCAACCGTCGGCTCCTGGATTCTGGCTGTTGGGCTGGTGCTGATGTTCGCCAACATTTTTCGTGGCATTTTCAAAGGCGACCCTGTAGAAGCCAACCCCTGGGGCGGAGCCTCTCTCGAATGGCAGGTCCCCTCACCCCCGCCGATGGAGAATTTTGGCGAGGAGGATCCGGTGGTCACTCACGGCCCTTATGATTTCACGAAAGCGGGGATCCTATGA
- a CDS encoding protoheme IX farnesyltransferase yields MQSHSGTMTNLAALSRLIRLPLSVMVAISALTAALAADQHVSGLVLWALAWGIFLLSASCSVLNQVQERSTDALMHRTCRRPLASGALSPGSGMLIGLLFGSGGLVILFATTGPNTALLGLAATAWYLLTYTPLKRRSSLAVIAGTPCGALPPLIGWLAAGGDPLDPRPLALVLLMVLWQVPHYWLLALPDREELKRVGFKVLPQKLSSHQLLSISHFWILGMVTATLLLLPMQLVQLPILQGVIAGLAIFFAIWTTGVQKKTFFIEKTAAKLRIGLHIYLGLILGCILLNGLLLRLAL; encoded by the coding sequence ATGCAGAGCCATTCCGGAACCATGACAAACCTGGCGGCGTTAAGTCGTCTGATCAGACTGCCCCTGTCGGTGATGGTGGCAATCTCTGCTCTCACCGCTGCCCTGGCAGCAGATCAACATGTTTCCGGGCTCGTCCTCTGGGCGCTGGCCTGGGGTATCTTCCTGCTCAGCGCATCCTGCTCGGTGCTCAACCAGGTTCAGGAACGCTCGACTGACGCCCTGATGCACCGCACCTGCCGCCGCCCCCTGGCCAGCGGTGCTCTCTCGCCAGGATCGGGGATGTTGATCGGCCTTCTTTTCGGCAGTGGTGGACTCGTCATTCTTTTTGCAACCACCGGCCCGAACACAGCCCTGTTGGGGCTGGCTGCAACAGCCTGGTATCTACTCACCTATACACCGTTGAAACGGCGCTCATCGTTGGCCGTAATTGCCGGAACCCCTTGCGGAGCTCTGCCGCCACTGATTGGTTGGCTGGCCGCAGGAGGAGACCCACTCGACCCACGCCCCCTCGCGCTGGTCCTGCTCATGGTCCTCTGGCAGGTTCCTCACTACTGGCTCCTGGCGCTACCCGATCGTGAAGAGTTGAAAAGGGTTGGTTTCAAAGTCCTGCCGCAAAAGCTGAGCAGCCATCAACTCTTGAGCATCAGCCATTTCTGGATTCTCGGCATGGTGACGGCCACCTTGTTACTGCTGCCGATGCAGCTGGTACAACTGCCAATACTGCAGGGGGTGATTGCCGGTCTGGCCATCTTTTTTGCGATCTGGACAACAGGTGTTCAGAAAAAGACCTTCTTTATTGAAAAAACCGCTGCCAAACTACGCATCGGCTTACACATCTACCTCGGCCTGATACTGGGCTGCATCCTCCTCAACGGTCTCCTGCTCAGATTGGCACTTTAA
- a CDS encoding J domain-containing protein, with protein sequence MHFHSETAVFNACRTLFGKEVNLSRDFLNYLQPSGAKTAFRSQAKAHHPDAHASSSKNIRNQQTERFREIRQAYDLIIEFLENRHLSRKTASAKRPAHTAPHWGNTTTRKREQQKPHARPSKIPSIPLEFGMYSYYQGKVSYQQLIEALVWQRRQRPTLGALAEKWGWLSDAKVSQILQHRGQAARFGKKAVELGYLKPHQVDALLKYQRSLQTRLGHYFIEKGLLTEEDADQISTNLKNHNNQLKQRTRNRANSRL encoded by the coding sequence ATGCATTTTCATTCTGAAACAGCTGTTTTTAATGCCTGCCGAACCCTCTTCGGAAAAGAGGTCAACCTGTCTCGTGATTTTCTCAACTACCTGCAGCCAAGCGGTGCAAAAACCGCCTTCCGCAGTCAGGCCAAAGCTCATCATCCCGACGCTCACGCGAGTTCCTCAAAGAATATCCGCAACCAGCAGACCGAACGCTTCCGGGAAATCCGTCAAGCTTACGACCTGATTATCGAGTTTCTTGAGAATCGTCATCTCAGCCGCAAAACCGCCTCTGCGAAAAGACCTGCGCACACAGCACCCCATTGGGGCAACACGACGACCCGGAAGCGCGAGCAGCAGAAACCTCACGCCAGACCCTCGAAGATACCATCGATTCCCCTCGAGTTCGGCATGTACAGCTACTACCAGGGGAAAGTTTCCTATCAGCAACTGATCGAAGCCCTGGTCTGGCAACGGCGACAAAGACCAACGCTCGGCGCCCTCGCCGAGAAGTGGGGTTGGCTCTCAGATGCCAAGGTAAGCCAAATTCTCCAGCACCGTGGCCAAGCCGCCCGCTTCGGCAAAAAAGCAGTCGAACTCGGCTATCTCAAACCACACCAGGTTGACGCACTGTTGAAATATCAGCGTTCATTACAAACGAGACTCGGTCACTATTTTATTGAGAAGGGGCTGCTCACAGAAGAAGACGCTGACCAGATTTCGACGAATCTCAAGAATCACAATAACCAGCTCAAGCAGCGCACCAGGAATCGCGCCAACAGCCGCCTGTGA